From a region of the Danaus plexippus chromosome 8, MEX_DaPlex, whole genome shotgun sequence genome:
- the LOC116774835 gene encoding protein I'm not dead yet-like, with protein sequence MFGYGETEKAPPLEVTDKLKIYLIVHWRGIITLLVPLLTIGILVPFPPEKWQWTAYCLLVMAVYWVTECIPLPVTAFLPVIVFPITGVMTTTEVCKCYVSDAVIMFLGSLMLAASVEQSGLHRRMAFVAIRSVGYSHRKLLVAMVIVTSFCSMWITNTAATTMMMPIIFAVLKVFEDQKLLNVYDTDVSGSKVASDIASCYFCTATFSATIGGVGTLIGTGTNLVFKGLFVTEYPNAPDYLSFPLFSAFGIPYMIVLDIFLVLYILIVYTGLFRPNSEAARKTKIPANALKAAEEAVAREYASLGKITFWEKAVIVLFGSSIILFFCRSPQIFKGWGDLISDFFELNNIKFVRDSAVAACIITVMLIFPSNLLFFKNCSAKFHEDLPKKPIRSVLDWAIMMAEMPFSFVFLLGGGFALSTAAKLSGLNSKIGECIQGLKVLPDIVIVLIIVTVVIMITNFASNIAVCNVFTPISMQLAREVKHNPLMYCIASGFAASHCFLLPVGTPGNLIVQSAAKVPTSKMAVAGIGPTISTIIITWLAVNFYAPIVWPILKNPSPDWLG encoded by the exons ATGTTTgg ttatggGGAAACCGAAAAAGCTCCGCCTTTAGAAGTGACggataaactaaaaatttatttgatcgTTCACTGGCGTGGCATCATTACCCTATTAGTCCCTTTGTTAACCATTGGTATCCTAGTACCATTTCCACCTGAG AAATGGCAATGGACTGCATATTGTCTTCTTGTTATGGCGGTTTACTGGGTCACTGAATGCATTCCATTACCAGTGACGGCATTTTTACCAGTGATAGTATTTCCCATCACTGGAGTTATGACTACAACTGAAGTATGCAAGTGTTACGTTAgt GATGCAGTGATAATGTTTCTTGGAAGTCTTATGTTAGCAGCCTCGGTCGAGCAGTCAGGACTTCACAGGCGTATGGCATTTGTAGCTATCCGATCAGTTGGATATTCACATCGAAA GTTGCTGGTAGCGATGGTCATAGTAACATCATTTTGTTCAATGTGGATAACAAATACAGCCGCCACGACAATGATGATGCCCATTATATTTGcagtattaaaagtttttgaagat CAAAAACTCCTTAATGTATATGACACAGATGTGAGCGGTTCTAAAGTTGCCTCTGATATCGCTTCATGCTACTTCTGTACTGCAACATTTTCGGCAACAATTG GGGGCGTTGGAACTCTTATAGGAACAGGAACAAACCTAGTTTTTAAGGGTCTATTTGTCAC AGAATATCCCAATGCTCCTGATTACTTATCATTTCCTTTGTTTTCCGCGTTTGGTATTCCATACATGATagttttagatatatttttggttcTATATATCTTAATAGTTTATACTGGTTTGTTTAG GCCAAATAGTGAGGCTGCCAGAAAAACGAAAATACCAGCAAACGCTTTAAAAGCCGCTGAAGAGGCTGTTGCGCGTGAATATGCTTCTTTgggaaaaataacattttgggAAAAA GCAGTCATAGTATTATTTGGAAGTTCCatcattttattcttttgtcGATCTcctcaaatatttaaaggatGGGGCGATCTTATAAGCGACTTCTtcgaattaaataacataaagtt CGTACGAGACTCGGCCGTAGCAGCATGTATAATAACTGTAATGCTTATTTTTCCATCTAATCTTTTATTCTTTAAGAACTGCAGTGCAAAAT TTCACGAAGATTTACCGAAAAAACCAATTCGGTCGGTATTGGACTGGGCTATAATGATGGCAGAAATGCCCTTCAGTTTCGTTTTCCTTCTCG GTGGCGGATTCGCTTTGTCCACTGCTGCTAAACTCTCTGGATTAAATTCGAAAATTGGAGAATGCATTCAAGGACTAAAAGTTTTACCCGATATAGTAATTGTCTTGATAATAGTTACTGTTGTTATAATGATAACAAATTTTGCATCAAATATTGCGGTTTGTAACGTGTTTACTCCGATTTCAATGCAACTG GCACGAGAAGTGAAACACAATCCTTTGATGTACTGCATTGCATCTGGGTTTGCTGCTTCTCATTGTTTTTTGTTGCCAGTGGGTACACCTGGTAATCTTATAGTGCAAAGTGCTGCAAAAGTTCCAACATCAaaaatg gcAGTAGCTGGAATTGGACCAACCATATCAACTATCATTATAACATGGCTTGcagtaaatttttatgctCCTATTGTGTGGCCAATTTTGAAAAATCCATCCCCAGATTGGCTTGGTTAA
- the LOC116776120 gene encoding uncharacterized protein LOC116776120, translating to METDKMSTASSVGAERRPLMQALVIERRILFGCTVFVGLCTFLWITAVCTEKWVYISGGDGIYLPSRGNYFLWSDSGVWEICRNVFHPTESFKHNASMHTTPIPIDLTVIAGEYYTNCTNYLSQPIMKNGKPVDPAYDVDIASYVRTMISFGIISLFVMAMGCGFSVYTFRNPRYMFKRLAAGIHFISTSCTLVVVQVMMTSVDHMKKNLRYIYPEHAYHYYHVSFFLAWFVVLVNLFAAASFLWYSRKRKGDKAATDELAMADEPTIIGR from the exons ATGGAGACTGATAAGATGTCAACGGCATCCTCGGTCGGTGCTGAGAGGAGACCGCTGATGCAGGCACTCGTAATCGAAAGACGAATTCTCTTCGGATGCACTGTATTCGTTGGCCTTTGCACCTTTCTTTGGATAACAGCTGTTTGCACGGAAAAATGGGTGTACATTTCAGGAGGAGATG GTATTTATTTGCCGTCCAGAGGTAATTACTTTCTATGGAGTGATTCAGGTGTATGGGAAATATGTCGTAATGTGTTCCATCCGACTGAGAGCTTTAAGCACAACGCGTCAATGCACACCACCCCGATACCCATTGACCTAACTGTAATAGCAGGAGAATATTACACAA ATTGCACAAATTACCTGTCACAGCCAATCATGAAGAACGGAAAGCCAGTTGATCCAGCATACGATGTTGACATAGCGA gCTACGTACGAACGATGATCTCTTTTGGCATCATTAGCCTGTTCGTAATGGCGATGGGCTGCGGCTTCTCAGTATACACCTTCCGCAACCCACGCTACATGTTTAAACGACTAGCAGCAGGCATACATTTCATCAGTA CCTCGTGTACTCTAGTGGTTGTACAAGTCATGATGACATCGGTAGACCATATGAAGAAGAACTTGAGATACATCTACCCAGAACATGCTTACCACTA CTACCACGTTAGTTTCTTCCTAGCGTGGTTCGTTGTTTTAGTAAATCTATTCGCAGCGGCCTCATTTCTATGGTATTCCCGTAAAAGAAAAGGCGACAAAGCTGCCACAGACGAACTAGCCATGGCCGATGAACCCACTATCATTGGCCGATGA